The following DNA comes from Halalkaliarchaeum sp. AArc-CO.
GGAGCGCGAGTGTCCCGGTCGGAACGTCGCCGTCACCGAGTACAGGGAAATGTCGGCCGTCGAGTTTCATGACGAGCGGCGCGTCGAGCCGTTCGAGCCCCTCACCTGTCGCATACAGCTGCTCGTTTACCCGCTCGTGATCCGCACGGTTGAGCACCGCGTAGTCGCCGTCGTGCGGTTCGACGTACATTTCCCCGAGGTAGTATCCGCTGGAAAACCGTTCGAACATACTATGCAAGTTATTCACACACACGGCCAGTCATAAAGGTTTCCGGGAACGCTTATATGGTCGCGCAAGTAGGTCGAAGCCGAGTGGCACCTTGCAACGGTCGACGACAACGTATTTCATTCAGACTCCCGTAGC
Coding sequences within:
- a CDS encoding DUF5802 family protein, yielding MFERFSSGYYLGEMYVEPHDGDYAVLNRADHERVNEQLYATGEGLERLDAPLVMKLDGRHFPVLGDGDVPTGTLALPPTYTERRLPASREVLLAKADRAVELLRYAGWEPSAGT